In the Salmo trutta chromosome 33, fSalTru1.1, whole genome shotgun sequence genome, one interval contains:
- the fndc4b gene encoding fibronectin type III domain-containing protein 4 isoform X1, translating into MPADVAVSLSLATLLLTTWNTLMVAARVPVAPVNVSVSQLRSDSAIITWSVPQRDTVIGYVISQQRQDGLMQRSIREVNSSSQACVLWDLDEDTHYSVQVQSIGLQGDSQPSHTVHFRTLEKTDHYPIGSIDDDPTMEGMDLTPNLQTGELLIVTTVLLLWAAVIALFCRQYDIIKDNDYKDKPKRPSVRTEPSYYSTSVSAQSTPLYYNGGVQGSKDLLFHHQSVTGSPPLPLPSSECDRISSSSSSIIRV; encoded by the exons atGCCTGCTGATGTTGCTGTCTCATTGAGCCTCGCTACCCTCCTGCTGACCACCTGGAACACACTGATGGTGGCAGCGA GAGTGCCGGTGGCTCCAGTCAATGTATCGGTAAGCCAGCTGAGATCAGACTCCGCCATCATCACCTGGAGTGTACCACAGCGAGACACTGTCATCGGATACGTCATCTCACAACAG aggcagGACGGGCTGATGCAGCGCTCCATTCGGGAGGTGAACTCGTCAAGTCAAGCGTGTGTGTTGTGGGACCTGGATGAAGACACACACTACAGCGTacag GTCCAGTCCATAGGGCTTCAGGGAGACAGCCAGCCTAGTCACACTGTCCACTTCAGGACCCTGGAGAAGACTGATCACTACCCTATAGGAAGCATAGACG ATGACCCGACCATGGAAGGGATGGATCTGACCCCTAACCTGCAGACTGGAGAACTACTCATCGTCACCACTGTACTGCTACTCTGGGcag cGGTAATAGCTCTGTTCTGTCGTCAGTATGACATCATCAAGGACAATGACTACAAGGACAAACCAAAACGCCCCTCTGTTCGGACCGAACCATCTTACTACAGCACCAGCGTCTCAGCTCAGAGCACGCCACTCTACTACAACGGGGGGGTGCAAGGCAGCAAG GACCTCCTCTTCCATCATCAGAGTGTGACAggatctcctcctcttcctcttccatcATCAGAGTGTGACAggatctcctcctcttcctcctccatcatcAGAGTGTGA
- the fndc4b gene encoding fibronectin type III domain-containing protein 4 isoform X2, producing MPADVAVSLSLATLLLTTWNTLMVAARVPVAPVNVSVSQLRSDSAIITWSVPQRDTVIGYVISQQRQDGLMQRSIREVNSSSQACVLWDLDEDTHYSVQVQSIGLQGDSQPSHTVHFRTLEKTDHYPIGSIDDDPTMEGMDLTPNLQTGELLIVTTVLLLWAAVIALFCRQYDIIKDNDYKDKPKRPSVRTEPSYYSTSVSAQSTPLYYNGGVQGSKFHRTSSSIIRV from the exons atGCCTGCTGATGTTGCTGTCTCATTGAGCCTCGCTACCCTCCTGCTGACCACCTGGAACACACTGATGGTGGCAGCGA GAGTGCCGGTGGCTCCAGTCAATGTATCGGTAAGCCAGCTGAGATCAGACTCCGCCATCATCACCTGGAGTGTACCACAGCGAGACACTGTCATCGGATACGTCATCTCACAACAG aggcagGACGGGCTGATGCAGCGCTCCATTCGGGAGGTGAACTCGTCAAGTCAAGCGTGTGTGTTGTGGGACCTGGATGAAGACACACACTACAGCGTacag GTCCAGTCCATAGGGCTTCAGGGAGACAGCCAGCCTAGTCACACTGTCCACTTCAGGACCCTGGAGAAGACTGATCACTACCCTATAGGAAGCATAGACG ATGACCCGACCATGGAAGGGATGGATCTGACCCCTAACCTGCAGACTGGAGAACTACTCATCGTCACCACTGTACTGCTACTCTGGGcag cGGTAATAGCTCTGTTCTGTCGTCAGTATGACATCATCAAGGACAATGACTACAAGGACAAACCAAAACGCCCCTCTGTTCGGACCGAACCATCTTACTACAGCACCAGCGTCTCAGCTCAGAGCACGCCACTCTACTACAACGGGGGGGTGCAAGGCAGCAAG tTCCACAGGACCTCCTCTTCCATCATCAGAGTGTGA
- the fndc4b gene encoding fibronectin type III domain-containing protein 4 isoform X3, with protein MPADVAVSLSLATLLLTTWNTLMVAARVPVAPVNVSVSQLRSDSAIITWSVPQRDTVIGYVISQQVQSIGLQGDSQPSHTVHFRTLEKTDHYPIGSIDDDPTMEGMDLTPNLQTGELLIVTTVLLLWAAVIALFCRQYDIIKDNDYKDKPKRPSVRTEPSYYSTSVSAQSTPLYYNGGVQGSKDLLFHHQSVTGSPPLPLPSSECDRISSSSSSIIRV; from the exons atGCCTGCTGATGTTGCTGTCTCATTGAGCCTCGCTACCCTCCTGCTGACCACCTGGAACACACTGATGGTGGCAGCGA GAGTGCCGGTGGCTCCAGTCAATGTATCGGTAAGCCAGCTGAGATCAGACTCCGCCATCATCACCTGGAGTGTACCACAGCGAGACACTGTCATCGGATACGTCATCTCACAACAG GTCCAGTCCATAGGGCTTCAGGGAGACAGCCAGCCTAGTCACACTGTCCACTTCAGGACCCTGGAGAAGACTGATCACTACCCTATAGGAAGCATAGACG ATGACCCGACCATGGAAGGGATGGATCTGACCCCTAACCTGCAGACTGGAGAACTACTCATCGTCACCACTGTACTGCTACTCTGGGcag cGGTAATAGCTCTGTTCTGTCGTCAGTATGACATCATCAAGGACAATGACTACAAGGACAAACCAAAACGCCCCTCTGTTCGGACCGAACCATCTTACTACAGCACCAGCGTCTCAGCTCAGAGCACGCCACTCTACTACAACGGGGGGGTGCAAGGCAGCAAG GACCTCCTCTTCCATCATCAGAGTGTGACAggatctcctcctcttcctcttccatcATCAGAGTGTGACAggatctcctcctcttcctcctccatcatcAGAGTGTGA